A single genomic interval of Aedes aegypti strain LVP_AGWG chromosome 1, AaegL5.0 Primary Assembly, whole genome shotgun sequence harbors:
- the LOC5575233 gene encoding ADP-ribosylation factor-like protein 2-binding protein codes for MDFVENLVKRQNSTEYFDIVIGHIEDIVIGEDFQTMVNHFMDCYYHLFDQGEENKIVYTEIYQKYTSLIETFIVESLNDKMSYFDMDRFAVELENKKSQLDGEIFELLYTLTDFLAFKDMVLDYKAFKEGVYDDLSKDFSVTSLQQRQ; via the exons ATGGATTTCGTGGAAAATCTGGTCAAACGGCAAAATTCAACCGAATACTTCGACATCGTTATCGGACACATCGAGGACATCGTGATCGGTGAAGATTTCCAG ACCATGGTGAACCACTTCATGGACTGCTACTACCACCTCTTCGACCAGGGCGAGGAGAACAAGATCGTCTACACGGAAATCTACCAGAAGTACACGAGCCTGATCGAAACGTTCATCGTGGAGAGCCTCAACGACAAGATGAGCTACTTCGACATGGACCGCTTTGCGGTGGAACTGGAGAACAAAAAGTCCCAACTGGACGGggaaatcttcgagctgttgtACACGTTGACGGACTTCCTCGCCTTCAAGGACATGGTGCTGGACTATAAGGCGTTCAAGGAGGGAGTTTATGACGATCTGAGCAAGGATTTCAGCGTGACCAGTCTGCAGCAGAGACAGTGA
- the LOC5575232 gene encoding nuclear pore complex protein Nup93 — protein MDFSALLQQAQKLTHETQVSDDLPRVERTLPQVLQATQELHSRVSQTGAQDMQAHILLGHKGIDLPKISQKLETLSSRKTFEPLDPISTTDIQSFLRNEKENAILSVIEEVHKNSYQAAQNQKWEHTMNDWKLEKVKLMNALIGPSQNWIDIRKGPEQTILNESTFGGRSSLNNQEMAYAREVYEYNKLVNEGAMRPSLVQRFAQVAESFNDSKVNDIWEIMKYMTNVTPSPRTQDPLRARCTQAQFIEQAKRYLENRYKLFMQTVISEHLRDAQRGGIPSVLNLVGSFVGLKFANQNNSTFIGLQDGHVEGKPLWPMVYYCLRCGDINSALKCMQMAGPGHDDFIAILEEKCRKPGQKINPKLELQIRMQYKRQIRNAIDPYKRAVYCIIGCCDIQEQHPEVAKSSDDFLWIQLSLIRPESDENSEHLTYSALQAMILEQYGEKHFNANDQPHLYYQVLALTGQFEAGIEFLARFDKYRAHAVHIALAMSELHMIGGPRNLQEPLLSVDIEDPQPMRRLNIARLIMLYVKKFEITDPAEALQYFFFLRNLRDTEGRNLFLVCVSDLAIECRDFDLLFGKMQRDGIRSRGLIDQFESSHIDAKMACEMIAEEFVKKGMFEDAIKLFDLAGNHEQALRYTSILLSQVVHQPSKAGSLRERLQRMALEFTERYAGAEKNCDPQTWSTFSLLKELVIFFDHYHNRNYQPALEVLERIKLVPLKMADLEACVHNFKRLGGEVCKVIPDLLLATMDIAYNKYKVLKGKDDLNELKLKQLNYLREQAKALTNMAATVPYRMPGDTNNRLVQTEILMH, from the exons GCACATCCTGCTGGGACACAAAGGAATCGATTTGCCGAAGATTTCGCAAAAGCTGGAGACGCTGAGCTCGCGCAAAACGTTCGAACCGTTGGACCCGATTTCCACCACCGACATCCAGAGCTTCCTGAGGAACGAGAAGGAGAATGCGATCCTGTCGGTGATCGAGGAAGTGCACAAGAACTCGTACCAGGCGGCCCAGAACCAGAAGTGGGAACACACCATGAACGATTGGAAGCTGGAGAAGGTGAAGCTGATGAATGCGCTGATTGGCCCGTCGCAGAACTGGATCGACATCCGGAAGGGCCCGGAGCAGACGATACTGAACGAGAGTACCTTTGGGGGGCGATCGTCGCTGAACAACCAGGAGATGGCTTATGCCCGGGAGGTGTACGAATATAACAAGCTGGTCAATGAGGGCGCGATGCGGCCATCGTTGGTTCAGCGGTTTGCCCAAGTGGCGGAGAGTTTCAACGATTCCAAGGTGAACGACATCTGGGAGATCATGAAGTACATGACGAATGTGACGCCAAGTCCAAGGACACAGGATCCGTTGAGGGCCCGTTGCACCCAGGCGCAGTTCATCGAGCAGGCGAAGCGATACTTAGAGAATCGGTACAAGCTGTTCATGCAGACGGTCATTTCTGAACATCTGAGGGACGCCCAACGGGGTGGAATTCCGAGCGTTCTGAATCTGGTCGGATCGTTTGTGGGATTGAAGTTTGCCAATCAGAACAATTCCACCTTTATTGGGCTGCAGGATGGACACGTGGAGGGCAAACCCCTGTGGCCAATGGTTTACTACTGTCTGCGGTGTGGAGATATTAATTCGGCGCTGAAGTGCATGCAGATGGCCGGTCCTGGCCATGACGACTTCATTGCCATCTTGGAGGAGAAGTGCCGGAAGCCCGGTCAGAAGATCAATCCCAAACTGGAGCTCCAAATCCGGATGCAGTACAAGCGTCAGATCAGGAATGCGATCGATCCGTACAAGCGGGCGGTCTACTGCATCATTGGGTGCTGCGACATCCAGGAGCAGCACCCGGAGGTGGCCAAGAGCTCCGATGATTTTCTCTGGATCCAACTGTCCTTGATTCGTCCGGAATCGGATGAGAACTCCGAACACCTGACCTACTCGGCGCTGCAGGCCATGATTTTGGAACAGTACGGCGAGAAGCACTTCAATGCCAACGATCAGCCTCATCTGTACTACCAGGTGCTGGCACTGACCGGGCAGTTCGAGGCGGGTATCGAGTTTCTGGCGCGGTTTGACAAGTATCGGGCTCATGCCGTGCATATTGCGCTGGCGATGAGCGAACTGCACATGATCGGAGGACCGCGGAATCTGCAGGAACCTTTAC TTTCGGTTGACATCGAAGACCCGCAGCCCATGCGTCGGCTCAACATCGCCCGGCTGATCATGCTGTACGTGAAGAAGTTCGAAATTACCGATCCGGCCGAAGCCCTGCAGTATTTCTTCTTCCTGCGCAACCTACGGGACACCGAGGGCCGCAATCTGTTCCTGGTGTGCGTTTCCGACCTGGCCATCGAGTGCCGAGACTTCGATTTGCTGTTCGGCAAAATGCAGCGCGACGGAATCCGTTCCCGGGGGTTGATTGACCAGTTCGAGAGCAGTCACATCGACGCCAAGATGGCCTGCGAGATGATTGCCGAGGAGTTCGTCAAGAAGGGCATGTTCGAAGATGCCATCAAGCTGTTCGATTTGGCGGGTAATCATGAGCAAGCGTTGCGCTACACGTCGATCTTGCTATCTCAGGTGGTTCATCAACCGAGCAAAGCTGGATCCCTTCGGGAACGACTCCAGCGGATGGCATTAGAATTCACCGAACGTTACGCCGGGGCCGAAAAGAACTGCGATCCACAGACGTGGTCCACGTTCAGTCTGCTGAAGGAGCTGGTGATCTTCTTCGATCACTATCACAACCGTAACTACCAGCCGGCGTTGGAAGTTCTGGAGAGGATCAAGCTGGTACCGCTCAAAATGGCCGATCTGGAGGCCTGTGTGCACAATTTCAAACGCCTCGGAGGCGAAGTCTGCAAAGTCATTCCGGATCTGCTGCTGGCCACGATGGACATCGCGTACAACAAGTACAAAGTGCTCAAGGGCAAAGACGATTTGAACGAACTGAAGTTGAAG CAACTGAACTACCTCCGCGAGCAGGCCAAGGCCTTGACCAACATGGCAGCAACGGTACCCTATCGGATGCCAGGCGACACCAACAACCGACTGGTGCAAACGGAAATTCTCATGCACTAA